One genomic window of Rhizobium sp. Pop5 includes the following:
- the thiS gene encoding sulfur carrier protein ThiS, producing MRLIINGEPQTIAATTLSQLLAALDYEGEWLATAVNGELVHREDREGHALNDNDRIEILTPMQGG from the coding sequence ATGCGTCTGATCATCAATGGCGAACCTCAGACAATCGCCGCGACCACCCTTTCGCAGCTGTTGGCCGCCCTCGATTACGAAGGCGAGTGGCTGGCGACTGCCGTCAACGGCGAGCTTGTTCACCGCGAAGACCGCGAAGGGCACGCTCTGAACGACAATGACAGGATCGAAATCCTGACCCCGATGCAGGGAGGCTGA
- the thiO gene encoding glycine oxidase ThiO gives MRILVKGAGVAGLAVAHELLTRGAEVEVVDPHANFDRAASWLAGGMLAPWCERESADEAVLRLGAQAAALWEAILPGYVTRNGTLVVAPARDHGELKRFAGRTSCYRWVDEEDVASLEPALAGRFRQGLFFPEEAHLDPRQALHVLKEKLAAQDVVFSVGDAEEDDFSDIVDCTGAARIGQVNDLRGVRGEMLYLRTDEIELSRPVRLLHPRIPVYVVPRGDGLFMVGATMIETDYSGPITARSLMELLNAAYTLHPAFADAALVETGAGIRPAFPDNLPRVIREGNAVVLNGLYRHGFLLAPAMAAKAADLVFSGRTKQRSSQCV, from the coding sequence ATGCGCATCCTTGTCAAAGGGGCCGGCGTCGCCGGCCTTGCCGTCGCGCACGAACTGCTCACCCGCGGTGCCGAGGTAGAAGTTGTCGACCCGCACGCAAACTTCGATCGCGCCGCGTCCTGGCTTGCGGGCGGCATGCTGGCACCCTGGTGCGAGCGGGAAAGCGCCGACGAGGCCGTGCTCCGGCTCGGAGCGCAGGCCGCCGCGCTTTGGGAGGCGATCCTGCCGGGGTACGTCACCCGCAACGGGACGCTGGTGGTCGCCCCGGCGCGCGACCACGGGGAGCTGAAACGCTTTGCCGGCCGGACGAGCTGTTATCGATGGGTCGACGAGGAAGACGTTGCCTCGCTCGAGCCGGCCCTTGCCGGACGGTTCCGGCAAGGGCTGTTTTTCCCGGAGGAAGCGCATCTCGATCCCAGGCAGGCGCTGCACGTGTTGAAAGAAAAATTGGCGGCGCAGGACGTTGTTTTTTCAGTCGGCGATGCGGAGGAAGACGATTTCTCCGATATCGTCGATTGCACGGGCGCTGCCCGCATCGGGCAGGTGAACGATCTGCGCGGCGTGCGGGGCGAGATGCTTTATCTGCGTACCGATGAGATAGAGCTTTCACGGCCTGTCCGCCTGCTTCATCCCCGCATCCCGGTCTATGTCGTGCCGCGCGGCGACGGCCTCTTCATGGTCGGTGCAACGATGATCGAGACCGATTACAGCGGGCCGATCACCGCACGCTCGCTGATGGAACTGCTGAACGCGGCTTACACGCTGCATCCGGCCTTTGCGGACGCCGCGCTTGTCGAAACCGGCGCCGGCATTCGCCCGGCCTTTCCCGACAATCTTCCGCGGGTCATACGGGAAGGCAATGCCGTCGTCCTCAACGGTCTTTATCGCCATGGTTTCCTCCTGGCGCCCGCAATGGCTGCAAAAGCCGCAGATCTCGTCTTTTCCGGACGGACGAAGCAAAGGAGTTCCCAATGCGTCTGA
- the thiC gene encoding phosphomethylpyrimidine synthase ThiC, which yields MTIAAKNLHPTVTTGPLPASRKIFVPGELHPDIRVPMRQISLHPTSGEPPVTVYDSSGPYTIEGADIRIEEGLAALRRDWVLARDDVEPYEGRHVRPEDNGFASGDRLTPSFPARRQPLRAKDGQAVTQLAYARAGIVTPEMEFIAIRENLGRKAQAGAMLRDGESFGAHIPDHVTPEFVRQEVAAGRAIIPANINHPEAEPMIIGRNFLVKINANIGNSAVTSSMAEEVEKMVWAARWGADTVMDLSTGRNIHNIREWIIRNSPLPIGTVPLYQALEKVEGIAENLSWEIYRDTLIEQAEQGVDYFTIHAGVRLHYIPLTVNRVTGIVSRGGSIMAKWCLHHHRESFLYEHFEEICDICRAYDVSFSLGDGLRPGSIADANDAAQFAELETLGELTKIAWAKDCQVMIEGPGHVPMHKIKENMDKQLAVCGEAPFYTLGPLTTDIAPGYDHITSGIGAAMIGWFGTAMLCYVTPKEHLGLPDRNDVKTGVITYKIAAHAADLAKGHPAARIRDDALSRARFEFRWEDQFNLSLDPETARSFHDETLPKEAHKVAHFCSMCGPKFCSMRISHDIRSEAQKEGLEAMAARYRDGGDLYVAVSSTEAPDA from the coding sequence ATGACAATTGCCGCCAAGAATCTTCACCCGACTGTCACTACCGGCCCCTTGCCGGCATCTCGCAAGATCTTCGTTCCAGGAGAACTGCACCCCGATATCCGCGTGCCGATGCGGCAGATCAGCCTCCATCCGACCTCGGGCGAACCGCCGGTAACTGTTTATGATTCCTCCGGTCCCTATACGATCGAAGGCGCCGACATCCGCATCGAAGAGGGTCTTGCCGCATTACGCCGCGACTGGGTGCTCGCCCGCGACGACGTCGAGCCCTATGAAGGCCGCCACGTCCGTCCCGAGGATAATGGCTTTGCCAGCGGCGACCGGCTGACGCCCTCGTTTCCGGCCAGACGTCAGCCGCTGCGGGCCAAGGACGGCCAAGCAGTCACGCAACTGGCCTATGCGCGCGCCGGCATCGTCACGCCGGAGATGGAATTCATCGCCATCCGCGAAAATCTCGGCCGCAAAGCGCAGGCCGGCGCGATGCTTCGCGACGGCGAGAGCTTCGGCGCCCACATTCCCGATCATGTGACACCGGAATTCGTCCGTCAGGAAGTCGCCGCCGGCCGGGCGATCATTCCCGCCAACATCAATCATCCGGAAGCCGAACCGATGATCATCGGCCGGAATTTCCTGGTAAAGATCAACGCCAATATCGGCAACTCGGCGGTCACCTCATCGATGGCGGAGGAGGTCGAGAAGATGGTCTGGGCCGCCCGCTGGGGCGCCGACACCGTCATGGACCTTTCCACCGGCCGCAACATTCACAATATCCGCGAATGGATCATCCGTAATTCACCGCTGCCGATCGGCACCGTGCCGCTTTACCAGGCGCTGGAAAAGGTCGAGGGCATCGCCGAAAACCTCAGCTGGGAAATCTATCGCGATACCCTGATCGAACAGGCCGAACAGGGCGTCGACTATTTCACCATCCATGCAGGCGTGCGGCTGCATTACATCCCTCTGACGGTCAACCGCGTCACCGGCATCGTTTCGCGCGGCGGCTCGATCATGGCCAAGTGGTGCCTGCATCATCATCGCGAGAGCTTCCTCTACGAGCATTTCGAGGAAATCTGCGACATCTGCCGCGCCTATGACGTCTCCTTCTCGCTCGGTGACGGCCTGCGCCCCGGCTCGATCGCCGACGCCAACGATGCGGCACAATTTGCCGAACTCGAAACGCTCGGCGAGTTGACGAAGATCGCCTGGGCAAAGGATTGCCAGGTGATGATCGAAGGGCCTGGCCATGTGCCGATGCACAAGATCAAGGAGAACATGGACAAGCAGCTCGCCGTCTGCGGCGAGGCGCCCTTCTACACGCTGGGGCCGCTGACGACCGACATTGCGCCGGGTTACGATCACATCACCTCGGGGATCGGCGCGGCGATGATCGGCTGGTTCGGCACGGCCATGCTCTGCTACGTCACACCGAAGGAGCATCTCGGCCTGCCTGACCGCAACGACGTCAAGACCGGCGTCATCACCTACAAGATCGCCGCCCATGCCGCCGATCTCGCCAAGGGCCATCCTGCCGCGCGCATTCGTGACGATGCGCTGTCGCGCGCCCGCTTCGAGTTCCGCTGGGAAGATCAGTTCAACCTTTCCCTCGATCCCGAGACGGCCCGCTCCTTCCACGACGAGACGCTTCCGAAAGAGGCGCACAAGGTCGCCCATTTCTGTTCGATGTGCGGGCCGAAATTCTGCTCGATGCGCATATCGCACGATATCCGGTCGGAGGCTCAAAAGGAGGGACTGGAAGCCATGGCCGCCCGTTACCGCGATGGCGGAGACCTCTATGTTGCGGTCTCTTCCACCGAAGCTCCGGATGCTTGA
- a CDS encoding cysteine hydrolase family protein, translating to MGEIGEWRHLCVDMQRMFAEDTPWHVPWMARVSPQIAELAGRHPSRTIFTRFMPPQHADDMPGKWRDYYRKWWMMTGEHLPRDLVELASPLAPLVPPARHFDKRTYSPWVDGRLHTILQSERVDTLVITGGETDVCVLATTLGAIDLAYRVIVLKDAVCSSADDTYDASLELLHDRFSVQLDLMKTEEFLSGVG from the coding sequence ATGGGCGAGATCGGTGAGTGGCGGCACCTTTGCGTCGACATGCAGCGGATGTTCGCCGAAGATACGCCTTGGCACGTTCCCTGGATGGCGCGGGTCTCTCCGCAGATCGCTGAACTCGCCGGCAGGCACCCGTCCCGGACGATCTTCACGCGCTTCATGCCACCCCAGCATGCGGACGACATGCCGGGGAAATGGCGGGACTATTACCGGAAATGGTGGATGATGACAGGTGAACATCTGCCGCGCGACCTCGTCGAGCTGGCTTCACCGCTGGCGCCGCTGGTTCCGCCGGCAAGGCATTTCGACAAACGCACTTATTCACCCTGGGTCGACGGGCGCCTTCACACGATCCTTCAGTCCGAGCGGGTCGACACGCTCGTCATCACTGGCGGTGAGACCGATGTCTGCGTGCTTGCCACGACGCTCGGCGCGATCGATCTTGCCTATCGCGTCATCGTGCTGAAGGACGCCGTCTGCAGCAGCGCCGACGATACCTATGACGCATCGCTGGAACTTCTCCACGATCGGTTCTCCGTGCAGCTCGATCTCATGAAGACCGAGGAATTTCTGAGCGGTGTCGGCTGA
- a CDS encoding bifunctional diguanylate cyclase/phosphodiesterase: protein MVFRGLRLHIVRPPSSDTFQQSWIASGRILFLIAVSGLGAIGLVVLSALWAGTESDAAALDRQRQLVNARLREQVTQVAHVIGQFGNGYLARVHPASRAAGVSSSLDMVLTTATGSAISQTAMSAFGYDQAFVVDEQAHLLMMADAQTEKRYRWMKPLLLPLLQDARLAVNQGAISNERTPSSMENRLANAARPNRALANLMRLEGRPTIVGVVAINEAPQGQDQPTRQFLIVVRFIDGAALDELSRQQGLNGARFARTADADENEVAFQIDATSNGEPIGFIVWRPDLPGSRVIGRLMPALSIAALVIAVLFSVLLVRLRSSLGDLKKSELHARQLALHDVLTGLPNRAMFAMRFDECLADTQDSVERFAVALLDLDRFKAVNDTFGHAAGDELIRMAAERVRSLLRPGDTLARLGGDEFALLLRDIDDDQILPAICEAIVAELAKPFPLLKGEAVARVGGSVGVTVVPDSGRNADDIMRYADVALYEAKVGGRGEWRAYSPSMDGGRNARDILKNELREVLAKGVASAHGTQPDPIANRPDFGSLEVHYQTIHRAENGYRASGAEALVRWRHSQRGLLTPASFIPVAEEGGLIDALGFWVLREACKAACNWPENGFVAVNVSPSQLRRPNFAEEVFAVLQETGLAPSRLELELTESSLIEDNSDVYTVLKSLRSRGVQISLDDFGTGYSCLSHLMRFDIDRIKIDRSFVSLLGSKANGAAIIGAMVALSRNLGISTTAEGVETEYQRDFLTALGCTDLQGYFFSKPVPLCELHCFRQPEGAAGLVRIVPKAIA, encoded by the coding sequence GTGGTGTTCAGGGGTCTACGCTTGCACATCGTTCGTCCTCCCAGTTCCGATACGTTTCAGCAATCCTGGATAGCTTCGGGCAGAATTCTCTTTCTCATCGCCGTCAGCGGGCTCGGCGCAATCGGACTGGTCGTGCTCTCGGCTTTGTGGGCGGGAACGGAGAGCGACGCGGCGGCCCTCGACCGCCAACGCCAGCTGGTCAATGCGCGCCTGCGAGAGCAGGTCACGCAGGTAGCCCATGTCATAGGCCAGTTCGGCAACGGCTATCTCGCCCGCGTCCATCCGGCCTCCCGGGCGGCCGGAGTTTCGTCCAGCCTCGATATGGTTCTGACGACGGCGACAGGAAGCGCGATCAGCCAGACCGCAATGTCCGCTTTCGGCTACGATCAGGCTTTTGTGGTCGATGAGCAGGCTCACCTGCTGATGATGGCGGACGCCCAAACGGAAAAGCGCTATCGCTGGATGAAGCCTCTCCTTTTGCCGCTCCTTCAGGATGCCCGCCTTGCGGTTAACCAAGGCGCGATTTCCAATGAACGAACACCGTCCTCAATGGAAAACCGCCTTGCGAACGCGGCGCGTCCCAACCGTGCCCTGGCCAATCTGATGCGGCTGGAAGGTCGTCCGACGATCGTCGGAGTCGTGGCCATCAACGAAGCTCCGCAGGGACAAGATCAGCCCACGCGGCAATTCCTGATCGTCGTGCGGTTTATCGATGGCGCGGCACTGGACGAATTGAGCCGGCAGCAGGGCCTCAATGGCGCACGCTTCGCGCGCACCGCAGATGCCGACGAAAACGAGGTTGCGTTTCAAATCGACGCGACGTCAAACGGCGAACCGATCGGCTTCATCGTCTGGCGGCCCGACCTTCCGGGCTCGAGGGTGATCGGCCGGCTGATGCCGGCGTTATCCATTGCCGCCTTGGTGATCGCGGTCCTGTTCTCGGTCTTGCTCGTGCGCTTGCGCAGCAGTCTCGGCGATCTGAAGAAGAGCGAGCTTCATGCCAGGCAGCTTGCCCTGCACGATGTGCTGACCGGCCTTCCCAATCGCGCAATGTTTGCGATGCGCTTCGACGAATGCCTGGCCGATACGCAAGATTCGGTCGAGCGCTTCGCCGTCGCGCTTCTTGACCTCGACCGGTTCAAGGCTGTGAACGACACGTTCGGCCATGCCGCCGGCGATGAACTGATCAGGATGGCGGCCGAGCGGGTCCGATCGCTTCTTCGTCCCGGTGACACGCTTGCCCGGCTTGGAGGGGATGAGTTTGCCTTGCTTCTCCGGGATATCGACGACGATCAAATTCTGCCGGCAATATGCGAGGCGATCGTTGCCGAACTCGCGAAGCCCTTCCCGCTTTTGAAGGGCGAAGCGGTCGCGCGGGTCGGTGGCTCGGTAGGCGTGACCGTCGTGCCGGATTCCGGGCGGAACGCGGACGACATCATGCGCTATGCCGACGTCGCGCTTTACGAGGCGAAGGTTGGCGGAAGAGGCGAATGGCGGGCCTATTCCCCATCCATGGACGGCGGCAGGAACGCACGCGACATTCTCAAGAACGAATTGCGGGAAGTTCTGGCCAAAGGGGTGGCTTCCGCTCACGGCACCCAACCCGATCCGATCGCAAACAGGCCGGATTTCGGATCGCTGGAAGTCCATTATCAGACGATACATCGCGCGGAGAACGGATATCGGGCGTCGGGTGCCGAGGCGCTCGTGCGTTGGCGCCACAGCCAACGCGGGCTGCTGACGCCTGCAAGCTTCATCCCTGTCGCCGAGGAGGGCGGCCTCATCGACGCGCTCGGTTTCTGGGTGCTGCGTGAGGCCTGCAAGGCCGCCTGCAATTGGCCTGAGAATGGTTTCGTCGCCGTCAACGTCTCCCCCTCCCAGTTGAGGAGACCAAATTTTGCCGAGGAAGTCTTCGCCGTGCTTCAGGAGACCGGGTTGGCGCCATCCCGGCTTGAACTCGAGCTCACCGAGTCCTCGCTGATCGAGGACAACTCCGACGTCTACACGGTGCTGAAGTCGCTAAGGAGCCGGGGCGTTCAGATTTCGCTCGACGATTTCGGAACCGGCTATTCGTGCCTCAGCCACCTGATGCGCTTCGATATCGACAGGATCAAGATCGATCGATCTTTCGTCTCGCTGCTCGGCTCCAAAGCCAATGGGGCAGCCATCATCGGCGCCATGGTCGCGCTCAGCCGCAACCTCGGGATCTCGACGACGGCCGAAGGGGTCGAGACAGAATATCAACGCGACTTTCTGACGGCGCTGGGCTGCACCGACCTCCAGGGCTATTTCTTTTCGAAGCCCGTCCCGCTTTGCGAACTCCATTGTTTCCGGCAGCCCGAGGGCGCGGCCGGGCTAGTCAGGATCGTTCCAAAAGCTATCGCGTGA
- a CDS encoding transporter substrate-binding domain-containing protein: MLRMSIQSMLRGTLMAGGVGILLAAVLPLPVAAQDPTPMRIAVEGAFPPFNYLDANNKLQGFDIDVANALCEVGKFECQFIIEKWDDMIPDLIASKYDAIISSMSMSLERRQKVAFTEKYYNSPSVFIARKDSPISDISPAALSGKILGVTSSTAQESYAKHFYPDMKKTVFRSSPELYKGLSDGRVDIILEDKLAIYDWIANTKAGTCCEFKGPDLVDVTYFGEGAGIALRPDDGERLARLNAALKTIKEDGTYDMINAKYFPFSIE; the protein is encoded by the coding sequence ATGCTGCGCATGTCCATTCAATCTATGTTGCGCGGAACGCTGATGGCGGGCGGCGTGGGTATCCTTTTAGCTGCGGTCTTACCGCTCCCGGTGGCCGCGCAGGATCCGACCCCCATGAGAATTGCTGTTGAGGGCGCATTTCCGCCCTTCAACTACCTTGATGCGAACAACAAGCTTCAGGGCTTCGACATCGACGTTGCCAATGCCCTTTGCGAAGTGGGCAAATTCGAGTGCCAGTTCATCATCGAGAAGTGGGACGATATGATCCCGGATCTCATTGCCAGCAAATACGACGCAATCATCTCATCCATGTCGATGAGCCTTGAGCGGCGCCAGAAGGTTGCTTTCACTGAGAAATACTACAACAGTCCGTCAGTATTCATCGCTCGCAAGGATTCGCCGATCAGCGATATCAGCCCTGCCGCCCTGAGTGGAAAAATCCTCGGGGTGACGTCGTCGACGGCGCAGGAATCCTACGCCAAGCATTTTTATCCCGATATGAAGAAGACGGTTTTCCGGTCGTCGCCGGAATTGTACAAGGGGCTGTCGGACGGAAGGGTCGACATTATCCTTGAAGACAAGCTTGCGATCTACGACTGGATTGCGAACACGAAGGCAGGAACCTGCTGTGAGTTCAAGGGACCGGATCTGGTCGATGTGACCTATTTTGGCGAGGGCGCCGGAATTGCGCTGCGCCCGGATGATGGCGAGCGTCTGGCGCGCCTGAACGCCGCCTTGAAGACGATCAAGGAAGACGGGACTTATGACATGATCAACGCGAAATATTTCCCGTTCAGCATTGAGTAG
- the fdhA gene encoding formaldehyde dehydrogenase, glutathione-independent, with product MSKNRGVVYLRPGKVEVRDIDDPKLEAPDGRRIEHGVILKVISTNICGSDQHMVRGRTTAMPGLILGHEITGEIIEKGIDVEMLEVGDIVSVPFNVACGRCRCCKSQDTGVCLTVNPSRAGGAYGYVDMGGWIGGQARYVTIPYADFNLLKIPDRDKAMAKIRDLTMLSDILPTGFHGAVRAGVGVGSTVYVAGAGPVGLAAAASARILGAAVVMIGDFNKDRLAHAAKVGFEPIDLSQSDRLGDMIAQVVGTNEVDSAIDAVGFEARGHSGGEQPAIVLNQMMEITRAAGSIGIPGLYVTEDPGAVDNAAKHGNLSLRFGLGWAKAQSFHTGQTPVLKYNRQLMQAILHDRLPIADIVNAKVIPLDDAVQGYESFDHGAATKFVLDPHGDVAKAA from the coding sequence ATGAGCAAGAATAGAGGCGTCGTCTATCTCCGGCCGGGCAAGGTCGAGGTTCGCGATATCGACGATCCGAAGCTGGAGGCGCCTGATGGCCGCCGCATCGAGCACGGCGTCATCCTGAAGGTGATATCGACCAATATCTGCGGTTCCGACCAGCACATGGTCCGCGGCCGCACGACGGCGATGCCGGGTCTGATCCTCGGCCATGAAATCACCGGCGAAATCATCGAGAAGGGTATCGACGTCGAGATGCTCGAAGTCGGCGATATCGTCTCGGTTCCCTTCAACGTCGCCTGCGGCCGTTGCCGCTGCTGCAAATCCCAGGATACCGGCGTCTGCCTGACGGTAAACCCGTCCCGCGCCGGCGGCGCTTACGGCTATGTCGACATGGGCGGCTGGATCGGCGGACAGGCGCGTTACGTCACCATTCCTTACGCAGATTTCAACCTGCTGAAGATCCCGGATCGGGACAAGGCCATGGCGAAGATCCGCGATCTAACCATGCTCTCCGACATCCTGCCCACCGGCTTCCATGGCGCGGTGCGCGCGGGCGTCGGGGTCGGATCGACCGTTTATGTCGCCGGCGCCGGTCCTGTGGGTCTTGCGGCTGCGGCTTCGGCTCGCATCCTCGGCGCTGCGGTCGTCATGATCGGCGATTTCAATAAGGATCGTCTCGCACACGCGGCGAAGGTCGGCTTCGAGCCGATCGACCTGTCCCAGAGCGATCGCCTTGGCGACATGATCGCTCAGGTCGTCGGCACCAACGAGGTGGACAGTGCCATCGACGCGGTCGGTTTCGAGGCGAGGGGGCATTCGGGCGGCGAACAGCCGGCGATCGTGCTCAACCAGATGATGGAGATCACCCGCGCCGCCGGTTCGATCGGTATCCCTGGCCTCTACGTGACGGAAGATCCGGGCGCTGTCGACAATGCCGCCAAGCACGGCAACCTCTCGCTCCGCTTCGGCCTCGGCTGGGCCAAGGCCCAGTCCTTCCACACCGGCCAGACGCCGGTGCTGAAATACAATCGCCAGCTCATGCAGGCGATCCTCCACGACCGGCTGCCGATCGCTGATATCGTCAACGCCAAGGTCATCCCGCTCGACGATGCCGTCCAGGGCTATGAGAGCTTCGACCACGGAGCGGCGACGAAATTCGTCCTCGACCCGCATGGAGACGTGGCGAAAGCCGCCTGA
- a CDS encoding DMT family transporter, whose translation MTIENPARDLAGSEHEKGVLLIIAATLAWSASGVYSRLLTTDVWTAIAWRSLFGGLFLLIPCLFLEGGISRRQWRSVFHPSGLAMIACQTFSQGCFIGALYMTTVANVTMIYATTPFIAALFGWLILGERVARRTLIAGAVSLFGVGVIVASSIGGGTGWGDLLALGMTASFALVIIIPRISPGVPSLPPTVVSAFLTLVIFAPFGSVGSLDLHNWLVLAAFGATNFSLALVLFLAGAKRMPPAEAALIGTMEIVLTPFWVWLLFSEQPPVATYFGGAIILGAVFWHTALDAKRSRRSYDG comes from the coding sequence GTGACCATTGAAAATCCGGCCAGAGACCTCGCAGGCAGCGAGCACGAGAAGGGTGTGCTTCTCATCATTGCCGCGACCCTTGCCTGGAGCGCGAGCGGTGTTTATTCGCGGCTCCTGACCACCGACGTATGGACGGCGATCGCATGGCGGTCGTTGTTCGGAGGCCTGTTTCTGCTGATCCCCTGCCTTTTCCTCGAAGGGGGTATCTCGCGGCGGCAATGGCGATCCGTCTTCCATCCGTCAGGACTTGCGATGATCGCGTGCCAGACGTTCAGTCAGGGATGCTTCATCGGGGCGCTCTACATGACCACCGTCGCCAATGTGACGATGATCTATGCGACGACGCCCTTTATCGCGGCCTTGTTCGGCTGGCTCATCCTCGGAGAGAGGGTCGCCAGGCGGACGCTGATCGCCGGCGCCGTTTCCCTCTTCGGCGTCGGCGTCATCGTCGCTTCATCGATCGGCGGCGGCACCGGCTGGGGCGATCTCCTGGCGCTCGGCATGACCGCGTCCTTCGCGCTCGTCATCATCATCCCGCGCATCAGCCCCGGCGTACCCAGCTTGCCGCCGACTGTCGTCAGCGCCTTCCTGACCCTTGTCATCTTCGCGCCCTTCGGTTCGGTCGGCTCGCTCGATCTGCACAACTGGCTCGTCCTTGCCGCCTTCGGCGCGACCAATTTCTCGCTGGCGCTGGTGCTCTTCCTTGCAGGGGCGAAGCGAATGCCGCCGGCGGAAGCCGCATTGATCGGCACGATGGAAATCGTGCTGACACCCTTCTGGGTCTGGCTGCTGTTTTCCGAACAGCCGCCCGTCGCCACCTATTTCGGCGGAGCGATCATTCTCGGCGCCGTGTTCTGGCACACGGCACTCGATGCCAAGCGCAGCCGCCGGTCGTACGACGGCTAA
- a CDS encoding LysR substrate-binding domain-containing protein has protein sequence MHEPIESDLLRTFLVVAETSNFSAAAQRIGRTQSAISTQIKRLEAAIGEPLFERGARGVQLTRQGIQLVPYARRVIDLLNEAAATIRSKPLDGPVRIGIPEEYSQTVLPAALAAFAVRHPAVEVTVSCDYTARNIAALERDELDLAVVFDWSDQRKGEVLCVDPTVWVTSMVHRLHDLDPLPVATYRNSTWARDFALRSLEQIGRSYRIAFIADTGSGLKNALTAGLAVTTLSRSSIPPGCRELTAEDGFPPVDSSKVVLRRNTFRSSEAVRELAEMLREAFQPMAVPPMA, from the coding sequence ATGCATGAGCCGATCGAGAGCGACCTTCTGAGAACCTTTCTGGTCGTCGCCGAGACGTCGAACTTCTCAGCGGCCGCGCAGCGTATCGGGCGCACGCAATCGGCCATCAGCACCCAGATCAAGAGGCTCGAGGCGGCGATCGGCGAGCCCCTCTTCGAGCGTGGCGCCCGCGGCGTGCAACTGACACGCCAGGGCATACAGCTCGTGCCCTATGCCCGCAGGGTGATCGATCTCCTGAACGAGGCCGCCGCAACGATCCGCAGCAAGCCCCTCGACGGGCCGGTACGCATCGGAATTCCGGAGGAATACAGCCAGACGGTTCTGCCGGCAGCGCTTGCGGCTTTCGCCGTGCGCCACCCGGCAGTCGAGGTCACCGTGTCCTGCGACTACACGGCCCGCAATATTGCCGCTTTGGAGCGGGACGAGCTCGATCTTGCGGTTGTGTTTGACTGGAGCGACCAGAGAAAAGGCGAGGTTCTGTGTGTCGATCCGACCGTCTGGGTCACATCCATGGTCCACCGTCTGCACGACTTGGATCCCCTGCCCGTCGCGACCTATCGCAATTCCACCTGGGCCCGCGATTTTGCACTCCGGTCGCTGGAGCAGATCGGCCGCAGCTACCGAATCGCCTTCATCGCCGATACCGGGTCGGGGTTGAAGAACGCCCTGACCGCCGGCCTTGCCGTCACCACGCTTTCCCGCAGCAGCATCCCGCCCGGCTGCCGGGAACTGACCGCCGAGGACGGGTTTCCGCCGGTCGACTCCTCGAAGGTCGTGCTCCGGCGCAACACCTTCCGCTCCAGCGAGGCTGTGCGGGAACTTGCCGAGATGCTTCGGGAGGCGTTCCAGCCTATGGCAGTGCCTCCGATGGCGTGA